One genomic region from Sciurus carolinensis chromosome 2, mSciCar1.2, whole genome shotgun sequence encodes:
- the LOC124977196 gene encoding olfactory receptor 4F3/4F16/4F29-like produces MGGANHSVVSEFVFLGLTNSWGIQLLLFVFSSMFYMASMMGNSLIVFMVASEPHLHSPMYFLLANLSFIDLGVSSVVSPKMIYDLFRKHKVISFRGCITQIFFIHVIGGVEMVLLIAMAFDRYVAICKPLHYLTIMSPRMCIFFSVTAWMVGLTHSVVQLTFVVKLPFCGPNVLDSFYCDLPQFIKLACTDTYRLEFMITANSGFISVGSFLILVTSYIVIILSVQKHSSAGSSKALYTLSAHITVVVLFFGPLIFIYAWPYPSIHLDKFLAIFDAVLTPFLNPVIYTLRNQEMKVAMRKVCRQLVTYRRIS; encoded by the coding sequence ATGGGTGGAGCAAATCACTCTGTAGTGTCCGAGTTTGTGTTCCTGGGACTCACCAACTCCTGGGGTAtccagctactcctctttgtGTTCTCCTCCATGTTTTATATGGCAAGCATGATGGGAAACTCCCTCATTGTGTTCATGGTGGCTTCTGAGCCACACTTACATTCTCCCATGTACTTTCTCTTGGCCAACCTCTCCTTCATTGACCTGGGTGTTTCTTCAGTCGTCTCCCCCAAGATGATTTATGACCTTTTCAGGAAGCACAAAGTCATCTCCTTTAGAGGATGCATCACACAGATCTTCTTCATCCATGTCATTGGTGGTGTGGAAATGGTGTTGCTCATAGCCATGGCCTTTGACAGATATGTGGCCATATGCAAGCCTCTGCACTACCTGACCATCATGAGCCCAAGAATGTGCATCTTCTTTTCAGTGACTGCCTGGATGGTTGGCCTTACGCACTCAGTGGTTCAGTTGACTTTTGTGGTAAAGTTGCCCTTCTGTGGCCCTAATGTGTTGGACAGCTTTTACTGTGACCTTCCTCAGTTCATCAAACTTGCCTGCACAGACACCTACCGACTGGAATTCATGATCACAGCTAACAGTGGTTTCATCTCTGTGGGCTCCTTCCTCATACTGGTCACTTCCTATATTGTCATCATTCTCAGTGTTCAGAAACACTCTTCTGCTGGTTCCTCGAAGGCTCTGTACACCCTTTCAGCTCACATCACTGTGGTCGTCTTGTTCTTTGGTCCTTTGATATTCATCTATGCATGGCCCTATCCCTCTATTCACTTGGATAAGTTCCTGGCTATATTTGATGCAGTTCTGACCCCTTTTCTGAATCCTGTCATCTACACTCTAAGGAATCAAGAAATGAAGGTGGCAATGAGGAAAGTATGCAGACAGCTAGTGACTTATAGG